A single genomic interval of Dysidea avara chromosome 8, odDysAvar1.4, whole genome shotgun sequence harbors:
- the LOC136262976 gene encoding uncharacterized protein: MELQKIIANIAAIVQLVVLLGPGIQGQLLTSIPQPSNTYVQVYALPVGQGDCTIIQCPSSGDIIVFDCGSSGANRIPPSYVQTFLGNNINKVRYIFLTHANKDHYNYLYEITTWNNSSVTAVIVGGKKSDYSSANISNWLNNWNTLSKLYMVKNGMSCISGVTNCIITNVRTPTSTISTNFCNNQNIQFNILASNVGSTANQKSIVMKIVHSSWSLLLSGDMEGPAATTIAMALTTTLKSKVYKISHHGASSIANSAQWLGPIKPEQAFASSGYAYGNCRHPTCVTINRILALNTIIAATSHALYCGGNPNMNYPTFQRSIFETSPTSTTICFLTYSSAGSQPGSHCGTPPTLAASTGIIDDDMLYKDDSIDEDDCNIMSGVMEHGGALPMAAFSTLVVIMLLLSFTL; this comes from the coding sequence ATGGAGCTACAAAAAATAATAGCGAATATTGCTGCCATTGTGCAACTGGTGGTTCTACTTGGTCCAGGGATACAAGGCCAATTGTTAACAAGTATTCCTCAACCGAGTAATACATATGTGCAGGTCTATGCTCTCCCAGTTGGGCaaggtgactgcactattatcCAATGTCCAAGCAGCGGAGATATCATTGTATTTGACTGTGGATCTAGCGGCGCAAATAGGATTCCACCTTCCTATGTGCAAACTTTCCTTGGTAACAACATAAATAAGGTTCGCTACATTTTCTTAACGCACGCAAACAAGGACCACTACAATTACCTGTATGAGATCACTACGTGGAATAACTCAAGTGTTACGGCGGTTATTGTAGGTGGGAAAAAGTCAGACTACAGTAGCGCAAATATTAGCAATTGGCTTAACAATTGGAATACACTGAGCAAACTGTATATGGTGAAAAACGGAATGTCGTGCATCTCCGGGGTCACAAATTGTATAATCACTAACGTCAGGACGCCAACGAGCACAATTTCCACTAACTTCTGCAACAACCAAAACATTCAATTCAACATTTTGGCAAGTAATGTTGGTAGCACTGCAAACCAGAAAAGCATAGTAATGAAGATTGTTCATAGCAGCTGGAGCTTGCTGCTTTCTGGTGACATGGAGGGACCTGCTGCAACAACAATTGCTATGGCATTAACTACAACCCTAAAGTCAAAAGTATACAAGATTTCACACCATGGAGCAAGCAGCATAGCTAACAGCGCTCAGTGGCTTGGTCCTATTAAACCAGAGCAAGCCTTTGCCAGTAGTGGTTATGCTTATGGTAATTGTCGTCACCCTACTTGTGTCACAATCAATAGGATACTGGCGTTAAACACTATTATAGCAGCAACATCCCATGCTTTATACTGTGGAGGCAACCCTAACATGAACTACCCCACTTTTCAAAGAAGCATTTTTGAAACATCCCCAACCTCAACTACAATTTGTTTTCTTACCTACAGCTCTGCAGGTTCCCAGCCAGGATCACACTGTGGTACACCACCTACACTTGCAGCAAGTACTGGTATTATAGATGATGATATGCTCTACAAAGATGATAGCATAGATGAAGATGACTGTAACATCATGAGTGGAGTCATGGAACATGGTGGTGCTCTGCCCATGGCTGCATTTTCAACCTTAGTAGTCATAATGCTGTTGCTGAGCTTTACACTGTGA